In the Paraflavitalea devenefica genome, one interval contains:
- a CDS encoding amino acid ABC transporter substrate-binding protein has product MKKNRRFILLTLCALIQWTISFSQTDSLAARPDSLPQRHHVAIFAPLYLDSAFDAAGQYRYAKNFPKFINPGLEFWEGAQLAIDSMKKEGLQLEIHVYDTRSASRPLMSLLRSEEIKQMDLLIGHVVNANEANLLVQMAASLTIPFINVNLPIEAGARNNPYYVILNSTLPTQCAGIYKFLQKNYSVSTIVVFRKKGATEDLLRNYFTEAEKSTLGVPLKMKYVTLENNFTQDDITDYLDSNKTNVCLVASLDAFFGQQVCQQLAAVSSSYTTTVMGMPTWWQFDFEKPIFKGIEIYYSTPFYINPADSLALGVQEHFRTNFYSRPSDMVYRGYETIYHFGHLLASNGKNISSSLGDKKFKLFTQFDIQPVIDKQTMTLDYFENKKLYFVKKVDGIVKAVY; this is encoded by the coding sequence ATGAAAAAGAATAGGCGTTTTATTTTGCTCACCCTCTGTGCATTGATACAATGGACTATTTCTTTTTCGCAGACAGATTCCCTGGCTGCACGCCCCGATTCACTTCCCCAACGGCATCATGTAGCCATATTTGCTCCGCTTTACCTGGATTCTGCTTTTGATGCTGCCGGCCAATACCGGTATGCTAAAAACTTCCCCAAGTTCATCAATCCCGGTCTTGAATTTTGGGAGGGTGCCCAACTGGCAATAGACTCCATGAAAAAAGAAGGGTTGCAACTGGAAATACATGTTTATGATACCCGTTCTGCTTCCCGGCCACTCATGTCCCTGCTACGCAGTGAAGAGATAAAGCAAATGGACTTGCTCATAGGGCACGTAGTAAATGCGAATGAAGCCAACCTGTTGGTGCAGATGGCCGCCTCTTTAACCATACCCTTTATCAATGTAAACCTGCCCATTGAAGCGGGCGCCAGGAATAACCCCTACTATGTTATTCTGAACTCCACCCTCCCTACGCAGTGCGCGGGCATCTACAAATTCCTGCAAAAGAACTATTCCGTGTCTACCATTGTCGTTTTCCGTAAGAAAGGCGCCACAGAAGATTTATTAAGAAACTATTTTACAGAAGCTGAAAAATCTACCCTGGGCGTTCCGCTGAAAATGAAATACGTGACCCTGGAGAATAACTTCACGCAGGATGATATCACAGACTACCTGGACAGTAACAAAACCAATGTATGCCTGGTAGCCAGCCTCGATGCCTTCTTCGGTCAGCAGGTTTGCCAGCAACTGGCCGCTGTCAGCAGCAGCTACACCACCACCGTGATGGGCATGCCTACCTGGTGGCAGTTTGATTTTGAAAAACCAATATTCAAAGGCATTGAAATATATTACAGCACACCATTCTATATCAATCCGGCCGACTCACTGGCGCTTGGCGTGCAGGAACATTTCAGGACCAACTTTTACTCCCGCCCTTCTGATATGGTGTACAGGGGCTATGAAACCATTTACCACTTTGGCCACCTGCTTGCCTCCAATGGAAAAAATATAAGCTCCAGCCTGGGCGATAAAAAGTTCAAGCTCTTCACCCAATTCGACATTCAGCCTGTTATTGACAAACAAACCATGACGCTGGACTACTTCGAGAACAAAAAACTC